The following coding sequences are from one Macaca mulatta isolate MMU2019108-1 chromosome 7, T2T-MMU8v2.0, whole genome shotgun sequence window:
- the LOC708692 gene encoding olfactory receptor 10G2 (The RefSeq protein has 1 substitution compared to this genomic sequence) → MGKTKNTSLDTVVTDFILLGLSHPPNLRSLLFLVFFIIYILTQLGNLLILLTVWADPKLHARPMYILLGVLSFLDMWLSSVIVPRIILNFTPASKAIPFGGCVAQLYFFHFLGSTQCFLYTLMAYDRYLAICQPLRYPVLMNGRLCTVLVAGAWVAGSIHGSIQATLTFRLPYCGPNQVDYFICDIPAVLRLACADTTVNELVTFVDIGVVAASCFMLILLSYANIVHAILKIRTADGRRRAFSTCGSHLTVVTVYYVPCIFIYLRAGSKSPLDGAVAVFYTVVTPFLNPLIYTLRNQEVKSALKRMTAGRGTE, encoded by the coding sequence ATGGGAAAGACCAAAAACACATCGCTGGACACTGTGGTGACAGATTTCATTCTTCTGGGCTTGTCTCACCCCCCGAATCTAAGAAGCCTCCTCTTCCTGGTCTTCTTCATCATTTACATCCTCACGCAGCTGGGGAACCTGCTCATTCTGCTCACCGTGTGGGCTGACCCGAAGCTCCATGCTCGCCCCATGTACATTCTTCTGGGAGTGCTCTCATTCCTGGACATGTGGCTCTCCTCCGTCATCGTTCCTCGAATTATTTTAAACTTCACTCCTGCCAGCAAGGCTATCCCGTTTGGTGGCTGTGTGGCTCAGCTGTATTTCTTTCACTTCCTGGGCAGCACCCAGTGCTTCCTCTACACCTTGATGGCCTATGACAGGTACCTGGCAATATGTCAGCCCCTGCGCTACCCAGTGCTCATGAATGGGAGGCTATGCACAGTCCTTGTGGCTGGAGCTTGGGTCGCCGGCTCCATTCATGGGTCTATCCAGGCCACCCTGACCTTCCGCCTACCCTACTGTGGGCCCAATCAGGTAGATTACTTTATCTGTGACATCCCTGCAGTATTGAGACTGGCCTGTGCTGACACAACTGTCAATGAGCTTGTGACCTTTGTGGACATCGGAGTAGTGGCCACCAGTTGCTTCATGTTAATTCTACTTTCCTATGCCAACATAGTCCATGCCATCCTGAAGATACGCACTGCTGATGGGAGGCGCCGGGCCTTCTCTACCTGTGGCTCCCACCTAACTGTGGTCACAGTCTACTATGTTCCCTGTATTTTCATCTACCTTAGGGCTGGCTCCAAGAGCCCCCTGGATGGGGCAGTGGCTGTGTTTTACACTGTTGTCACTCCATTCCTGAACCCCCTGATCTACACACTGAGGAATCAAGAAGTGAAGTCTGCTCTGAAGAGGATGACAGCAGGTCGAGGGACTGAATGA